In Fundulus heteroclitus isolate FHET01 chromosome 17, MU-UCD_Fhet_4.1, whole genome shotgun sequence, the following are encoded in one genomic region:
- the napepld gene encoding N-acyl-phosphatidylethanolamine-hydrolyzing phospholipase D, with the protein MEKPTASDRAELEETAGLVEDELPQGAEGGNVEPRTLRKSSSSRKSFRLDYRLEEEVTRSSRDKYGRWTNPWPTWRFPSYSMLFRFLVLEKNHSNVPTSKEVLDSELPVMEPYFVQNPEASDSPAGMRVTWLGHATVLVEMEGVNILTDPIFSQRASPLQFMGPKRYRGPPCTVEQLPRIDAVLISHSHYDHLDVGSVASLNARFGAELRWFVPLGLMDWLAKMGCENVMELDWWEENCVPGHDNVTFVCTPSQHWSKRTAWDDNRSLWSSWSVLGPNQRFFFAGDTGYCSSFQEIGRRFGPFDLAAIPIGAYQPRDVMQGQHVDPEEAVQIHQDLQAKWSVAIHWGTFALAYEHYLEPPVRLREALEQKGLKPECFFTLHHGESRLIAAQDRDVFE; encoded by the exons ATGGAGAAGCCAACGGCGTCAGACAGAGCAGAGCTGGAGGAGACAGCAGGCCTGGTGGAG GATGAATTGCCTCAAGGTGCTGAAGGCGGAAACGTGGAACCTCGGACGCTGAGGAAGAGCAGCTCCTCCCGTAAGAGTTTCCGTCTGGACTACCGACTGGAG GAGGAGGTGACGAGGTCCAGTCGGGACAAATATGGACGCTGGACTAACCCCTGGCCAACATGGCGCTTTCCATCCTACTCCATGCTGTTCAGGTTTCTGGTGCTGGAGAAAAATCACAGCAATGTGCCAACAAGCAAAGAG GTCCTGGACAGCGAGCTCCCGGTAATGGAGCCTTACTTCGTCCAGAACCCAGAGGCGTCGGACTCTCCTGCTGGCATGAGGGTGACCTGGCTGGGCCACGCTACAGTTCTGGTGGAAATGGAGGGGGTTAATATCCTGACCGACCCGATTTTCAGCCAGAGAGCGTCGCCGCTTCAGTTCATGGGGCCCAAACGCTACAGAGGGCCCCCCTGCACAGTGGAACAG CTGCCGAGGATAGATGCGGTTCTCATCAGCCACTCTCACTACGATCACCTGGATGTTGGGTCTGTTGCCAGCCTTAACGCACGCTTCGGAGCGGAGCTACGCTG GTTCGTGCCCCTGGGTTTGATGGACTGGCTGGCCAAGATGGGCTGTGAGAACGTGATGGAGCTGGACTGGTGGGAGGAGAACTGTGTCCCCGGTCACGACAACGTCACGTTTGTCTGCACGCCGTCTCAGCACTGGAGCAAACGGACAGCGTGGGATGATAACCGG TCTTTATGGAGCAGCTGGTCCGTTTTGGGGCCCAACCAGCGATTCTTCTTCGCCGGCGACACAGGCTACTGCTCGTCCTTCCAGGAGATCGGACGCCGCTTTGGGCCGTTCGACCTCGCAGCAATCCCGATTGGAGCGTACCAACCCAG GGATGTGATGCAGGGCCAGCATGTGGATCCAGAGGAGGCTGTTCAGATTCATCAGGACCTTCAGGCCAAATGGTCCGTCGCCATACACTGGGGGACATTCGCCCTTGCCTATGAG CACTACCTGGAGCCACCAGTCCGTCTCAGAGAGGCCTTGGAGCAGAAGGGACTGAAACCAGAGTGTTTCTTCACTTTGCATCACGGGGAGTCTCGGCTGATAGCTGCTCAGGACCGAGACGTCTTTGAGTGA